The Dietzia sp. ANT_WB102 region CCGCTTGTCGACTTCCGCCGGCGCCTGCTCGCCCGGCACGCGCCGGGCGTCGAGCTGGTGGGCGTCACCGATCCGGAGCGGGACCGCTCGTCGTCGTCGACCTCCTCCCCGAGCGGCTACCGCGGCGTGGTCCTGGACTGGCACGAGGCCCGATCCCTGGCCTGGGAGCACGCTCTCGAATCGCGGCCCGGCGACGTCGCGATCCCCGTGTGGGGCGACCCGGCGTTCTACGACTCCACACTGCGGATCGTGGATCGGATCGCCGAGCGCGGCCGCCTCGACGTGGACGTGGAGGTGATCCCGGGCATCTCTGCCCTGCAAGTCCTGGCCGCTCGACACCGCCTGGTCCTGCACGAGATCGGCGGCACGGTCACCGTGACCACCGGCCGACGGCTGCGCGAGGTGGTGGCCGCCGGCGCCGACAACGTAGTGGTGATGCTCAACGCCGACCTGCCGCTCGAGGACCTGGCCGACTGGCACATCTGGTGGGGCGGCAACCTCGGCGATGCCGGTGAGACCCTCGTGGCGGGCCGGGTAGGCGACGTCCTGCCGGACCTGCGGGCGCACCGCGACCGGCTGCGCGCCGACTATGGCTGGGTGATGGACGTGTACATGCTCCGGCGTGACGAAGGGACTCAGACCTGATGTCGAGCGAGCGAGACGCAACCGGCCGGGTTGTCCTGGTCGGCGGCGGTCCCGGCGACCCCGGACTGATGACCGTGGCCGGGCTCGACGCGGTCCGCTCCGCCGACGTCGTGGTGACCGATCGCCTGGCCCCCGTCGCTGTGCTCGACGACCTCGGGCCCGACGTCGAGGTGATCGACGTGGGCAAGGTGCCGTTCGGGCGGGCCACCCCCCAGGAGGAGATCAACCGGATCCTCATCGACCATGCACGACGAGGCCGCACGGTCGTTCGGCTCAAGGGCGGCGACAGCTTCCTGTTCGGCAGGGGCGGCGAGGAGCACCTCGCCTGCACGGATGCCGGGGTCCCCGTGACCGTGATCCCGGGCGTCACGTCGGCGTTCTCGGTGCCGGCCCTCGCCGGGATCCCGGCGACCCATCGCGGGCTCTCACAGGGGGTGTCGGTGGTCTCCGGGCATGTGCCCCCGGGCAGCCCGGACTCGACCCTCGACTACGGGGCCCTGGCCCGGTCGGGGACCACCCTGGTGCTGCTCATGGCGGTGACGAATCTCCCCGCGATCACCGCCGAGTTGCTCGCGCAGGGCCTGCCAGGAGCCACGCCGGCGGTCATGATCGAGAACGGTTCCACGCCAGCGCAACGGGTCCTCCGTGGGACGTTGGCGACGATCGCCCGCGATGCGGCCGAGGAGGAGATCGCGCCGCCGGCCATCACCGTGATCGGGGCGGTCGCCGCGCTGGCGGAGCAGCTGGCGCCCGGGCTACCCCCGCCTAGCCGGGCCGGCAGTGAGGTGGCCTTTCCGTCCCGGTGACGTCCCCACTGCCACGCAGCCGGGTTACGCCCGCCGGGACAGCTCGGCCCGGCGGTCCTCCGGGGCGCGGCGTGGGCAGCTCGCGCATTTTCCGCCCTCGGTCGCCACATAGATGAGGCAACAGGAGCTGCGGCGGACGAACCGTCGCACCCGATTGGCGCCCTCCACGTCCACGTAGCGGGCCGGCAACAACGGTGGCCGACACACCGTCCGGGCCAGCTCCGCCCCGCGGTCCGGGTCGCCACCCGCGCGCCCCGCCTCGAGCGCCCGGTTCGCGATGGAGTCCGTCGCAATAGCCCACAGCGCGCGTGGGGCCGCGCCCGAGACAGTCGCGAGGGTGGTGATCACCTCCGCGTGGGCCTCGGCGAGCGCGTCCGCGAACTCCCGCGCCGACGGCAGCAGCCGATCCGACCGCGCCGCCTGCAGATAGCCGTTCGGTTGCAGCGAGACGGTGAGCCGTTTCGGACGGGGATCCGGAGCCACCCCGGAGACGAGGAGCATCGTCAGGGGCGCCGCCACCAGCGACGAGCTGGCCGAATACCACCACAAAGTCCCGTTCACCCGCGGATCGTCGTGAGACCAACGCCGCCCGGTGTCCTCCACCCGCTGGGCCAGCCACCGCGGGTCCGCCAGCACCGATCCGGGCAGGACCCGGGGACCGTGCTCGATGGTGCGCGCGAAGTCCCCCAGCGGTCCCGAGACGTCGGCGTACGCGGCGGCGACGGATCCGTCACGCATCGGCCAGTCCCCTCACGTCGAGCGTGCGGCGGCCGTCCGGGCCCGCGCACACCTCACCACGGACACCGAACACCTCCCGCAGTACCGCGGCGTCGAGCACCTCCTCCGGCGCCCCGGTCGCGACGAGCCGGCCGCGGTGCAACACCGCCACGGCGTCGCAATACTCGGTCGCCATCCGAAGATCATGCAGCGTGAGCAGGACGGCGAGCCCGTCGGCCGCTAGTTCCCGCAGGAGCGCCAGGACGGAGAGCTGCTGGTGCAGGTCGAGGTGGTTGGTCGGCTCGTCCAACAGGAGCACATCGGGCTGCTGGGCGAGGGTGCGCGCGATCGACACCCGCTGCCGCTCGCCACCCGACAGTGCAAGGACGTCGCGCCCGGCCAGGTCCGCCAACCCGACCCGGGCGAGGACGGCCTCGACAACCGCGGAGTCGTCGCCGCCGAAGGGCTCGAAGAGCCCGCGGGTGACCGTCCGGCCGAGCCGCACCGACTCGCGGACCGTGATGCCGCCCAGCGAGACCGGTTCCTGCGTGCTCGCCCCGACCGCCCGGGCCAGGGATCGTCGACGGAGCGAGGCGATGTCCGCGTCATCGAGCGTCACCATCCCGGCGGAGACCGGCAGGGCGCGGTAGCAGGAGCGGAGCAGCGTGGTCTTGCCGCTGCCGTTCGGTCCGACCAGCGCGGTGACACGGCCGGGTGCGACCGTGAGGTTCACGCCGTCGAGGACCTGCCGGCCACCCAGTCGCGCGGAGACGCCGAAGGCGGTGAGGGTCGTCATACCGTCGCCTTCCCGTAGCGGCGCCACAGCATGAACAGGAACACCGGGCCGCCGACCACGCCGGTCACCACGCCCACCGGCAGCTCCGTGCCCTCACTGACCGCGCGCGCGGCGATGTCGGCGAGCACCAACGCCACCGCGCCGAGCAAGCCCGCCGTGGGCAGCAGCCGTGCTGACGTGCGGCCGGTGAGGAAGCCGGCGAGGTGGGGGATGAGCAGACCGATGAACCCGATGGTCCCGGACACCGCCACGGCTCCGGCGGTGAGCAGTGAGACGAGCAGCAGCATGAGCACGCGGAACCTGGGGACGTTCACGCCCATCGCGGTGGCGCTGTCGTCGCCGGCGAGCAGCAGGTCCAGGTGGCGGCTGCACAGCATCACCACGGTGCCGGCGACCGCGAGAATGACGACCGGCGCCCACAGCATGGCCCATCCCGCGTCACCGAACCCGCCCGCGAGCCACCGCATGACCGTGCCCAGCTGATGGTCGTCGCCCAGTACCAGCAGAGTGAAGGTGTTGAGCGCGCCGAAGACCATGGTCATCGCGGCCCCCACCAGCACGATGGCGGTGGTGTCGTGGGCGCGGCGGGCCACCAGGACCACCCCGGCCAGCGGGAGCATCGCGCCGAGGAACGCCGCCATCGGCAGGGTGAAGACTCCCCACGTCCCGGCGCCCACCCCGAGAACCGTGAGGACCACCACGCCGAACCCCGCACCGGAGGAGACCCCCAGGAGGTACGGGTCGGCGAGCGGGTTGCGAGTTACCGCCTGGGCGACGCCCCCCGCCACGGCAAGTGACGCGCCCACGGCCGCCGCCATCAGCGCGCGGGGGAGGCGTGACTCGATCACGATCGCCTCGCGGGCGTCACTCCACCACGGGTCGACGGCGCCCGGCGCAAGGCGATGCGCGACGATCGCCCACACGTCACCGAAGGGGATCGACACCGACCCGAGCGAGACCCCGGCCGCGATGGACGCCGCGAGCCCCGCCAGGAGAGGTAGACAGATGAGCCACAGCGATTGCCGCCCGGTGGGTGGGGGGACGGCCGGGGTCGGAACCGGGCTCGGGGCGCCGCGGTCGACGCGGTGAACAGGCTTGTCGGCGACTGTCGTCATGTCACTGCCCGTCATGTCACTGCCTGAACGCGTGCGGGTGCAGCTCGCGAGCGATGGTTTCCACGGAGGTCGCCATGCGGGAGCTCTCGAAGAAGTCCGATAGCGGCACCACCACGATGCGGTTCTCGCGGATCGCCGGCGTGGTGGACATGATGGGCTGTGCGCGCAGGTAGGCGATCTTGTCCTCCGCGCTGGTCGCGCCGTAGTCCAGCACCACGATCGCCTCGGGCTGCCGCTCGCCGAGGATCTCCCACGTGGTGGTGAGGTAGGGGCGGTCGCCCTCGGTGAAGATGTTGTCCGCGCCCGCGTACTCGCCGATCAGCTGGCCGATGCCCACGCCGCCGATGGTCGTCGGCTCGGCCTCGCCGCCGTCGTAGAAGAACGTCGGGGTGCCGGTGACGCCCGCCGCGTCGAGCGTGGCGCGGATGTCCTCGACTTCTTCGGTGATCCGGTGTGTGAGGTCCCGCGCGCCCTGGTCGACGGCGAGGAGTCGGCCGAGCTGGGAGAAGTCGGTCTCGAGCATCGACAGGTCGGGGAAGCCCTCGCCGCAGTACTCCGAGAAGAGGAAGGTGTTGATCCCTGCGGCCTCGAGTGCGTCCCGGCT contains the following coding sequences:
- a CDS encoding (2Fe-2S)-binding protein, producing the protein MRDGSVAAAYADVSGPLGDFARTIEHGPRVLPGSVLADPRWLAQRVEDTGRRWSHDDPRVNGTLWWYSASSSLVAAPLTMLLVSGVAPDPRPKRLTVSLQPNGYLQAARSDRLLPSAREFADALAEAHAEVITTLATVSGAAPRALWAIATDSIANRALEAGRAGGDPDRGAELARTVCRPPLLPARYVDVEGANRVRRFVRRSSCCLIYVATEGGKCASCPRRAPEDRRAELSRRA
- the cobA gene encoding uroporphyrinogen-III C-methyltransferase; translation: MSSERDATGRVVLVGGGPGDPGLMTVAGLDAVRSADVVVTDRLAPVAVLDDLGPDVEVIDVGKVPFGRATPQEEINRILIDHARRGRTVVRLKGGDSFLFGRGGEEHLACTDAGVPVTVIPGVTSAFSVPALAGIPATHRGLSQGVSVVSGHVPPGSPDSTLDYGALARSGTTLVLLMAVTNLPAITAELLAQGLPGATPAVMIENGSTPAQRVLRGTLATIARDAAEEEIAPPAITVIGAVAALAEQLAPGLPPPSRAGSEVAFPSR
- a CDS encoding ABC transporter ATP-binding protein, which translates into the protein MTTLTAFGVSARLGGRQVLDGVNLTVAPGRVTALVGPNGSGKTTLLRSCYRALPVSAGMVTLDDADIASLRRRSLARAVGASTQEPVSLGGITVRESVRLGRTVTRGLFEPFGGDDSAVVEAVLARVGLADLAGRDVLALSGGERQRVSIARTLAQQPDVLLLDEPTNHLDLHQQLSVLALLRELAADGLAVLLTLHDLRMATEYCDAVAVLHRGRLVATGAPEEVLDAAVLREVFGVRGEVCAGPDGRRTLDVRGLADA
- the cobF gene encoding precorrin-6A synthase (deacetylating) — translated: MSEAPDRGPRRRLRVVGIGSGGLDQITVEGIDVLRASDYAIAAVKGPDDPLVDFRRRLLARHAPGVELVGVTDPERDRSSSSTSSPSGYRGVVLDWHEARSLAWEHALESRPGDVAIPVWGDPAFYDSTLRIVDRIAERGRLDVDVEVIPGISALQVLAARHRLVLHEIGGTVTVTTGRRLREVVAAGADNVVVMLNADLPLEDLADWHIWWGGNLGDAGETLVAGRVGDVLPDLRAHRDRLRADYGWVMDVYMLRRDEGTQT
- a CDS encoding ABC transporter substrate-binding protein: MFRRHTSTRHTNTRHTTTTLATLLVAGLALAGCSRGEAAETNGSVEPFAEPVTITNCERETTYTAAPQRIVSMNDHVTETLIQMGAGDRIVGMGYGEQDEILPEVAEQFDAIPSLAKEYPTWEQIVDLEPDLVVGGMRSAFDEKEGRSRDALEAAGINTFLFSEYCGEGFPDLSMLETDFSQLGRLLAVDQGARDLTHRITEEVEDIRATLDAAGVTGTPTFFYDGGEAEPTTIGGVGIGQLIGEYAGADNIFTEGDRPYLTTTWEILGERQPEAIVVLDYGATSAEDKIAYLRAQPIMSTTPAIRENRIVVVPLSDFFESSRMATSVETIARELHPHAFRQ
- a CDS encoding iron ABC transporter permease → MTTVADKPVHRVDRGAPSPVPTPAVPPPTGRQSLWLICLPLLAGLAASIAAGVSLGSVSIPFGDVWAIVAHRLAPGAVDPWWSDAREAIVIESRLPRALMAAAVGASLAVAGGVAQAVTRNPLADPYLLGVSSGAGFGVVVLTVLGVGAGTWGVFTLPMAAFLGAMLPLAGVVLVARRAHDTTAIVLVGAAMTMVFGALNTFTLLVLGDDHQLGTVMRWLAGGFGDAGWAMLWAPVVILAVAGTVVMLCSRHLDLLLAGDDSATAMGVNVPRFRVLMLLLVSLLTAGAVAVSGTIGFIGLLIPHLAGFLTGRTSARLLPTAGLLGAVALVLADIAARAVSEGTELPVGVVTGVVGGPVFLFMLWRRYGKATV